The proteins below are encoded in one region of Streptomyces roseirectus:
- a CDS encoding sugar ABC transporter ATP-binding protein encodes MSNADELLRIEGIRKTFPGVVALDRVDFDLKRGEVHVLLGENGAGKSTLIKMLSGAYTPDEGRILAGGEEVRIHGAQDSERLGIATIYQEFNLVPDLTVAENIFLGRQPRRYGMIDRKKMEADAEVLLERVGVNVSPRARVRELGIARLQMVEIAKALSLDARVLIMDEPTAVLTSEEVEKLFVIVRKLREDGVGIVFITHHLEEIAALGDRVTVIRDGRSVGQVPASTPEDELVRLMVGRSIEQQYPRERAETGAALLSVEGLTRDGVFHDVSFEVRAGEVVGIAGLVGAGRTEVVRAVFGADPYDHGTVRVSGASLKRHDVVAAMAAGIGLVPEDRKGQGLVLDQSVEENLGLVTLKAATKGGIVDLRGQHEAAGRIAGQLGVRMAGLGQQVRTLSGGNQQKVVIGKWLLADTKVLILDEPTRGIDVGAKVEIYQLINELTAAGAAVLMISSDLPEVLGMSDRVLVMAQGRIAGELSADEATQDAVMSLAVSNPTTELEAPRGR; translated from the coding sequence GTGAGCAACGCGGACGAGTTGCTGCGCATCGAGGGCATACGGAAGACCTTCCCCGGGGTGGTCGCGCTGGACCGCGTCGACTTCGACCTGAAGCGGGGCGAGGTCCATGTGCTGCTCGGTGAGAACGGCGCGGGCAAGAGCACGCTGATCAAGATGCTCTCCGGCGCCTACACACCCGACGAGGGCCGCATCCTGGCCGGTGGTGAGGAGGTGCGCATCCATGGCGCGCAGGACTCCGAGCGGCTGGGGATCGCCACCATCTACCAGGAGTTCAACCTCGTCCCCGATCTGACGGTCGCCGAGAACATCTTCCTGGGGCGCCAGCCGCGCCGGTACGGGATGATCGACCGGAAGAAGATGGAGGCGGACGCCGAGGTCCTGCTGGAGCGGGTCGGCGTGAACGTGTCGCCTCGCGCGCGGGTGCGTGAACTGGGCATCGCCCGGCTCCAGATGGTCGAGATCGCGAAGGCGCTGAGCCTGGACGCGCGGGTTCTGATCATGGACGAGCCGACGGCCGTGCTGACCTCCGAGGAGGTCGAGAAGCTGTTCGTGATCGTGCGGAAGCTGCGCGAGGACGGCGTCGGGATCGTCTTCATCACGCACCACCTGGAGGAGATCGCCGCCCTCGGGGACCGGGTCACGGTCATCCGGGACGGCAGGTCGGTCGGCCAGGTGCCCGCCTCCACTCCGGAGGACGAGCTGGTGCGGCTGATGGTCGGCCGGTCCATCGAGCAGCAGTACCCGCGCGAGCGGGCCGAGACGGGTGCGGCGCTGCTGTCCGTCGAGGGGCTGACCCGGGACGGTGTCTTCCACGACGTCAGCTTCGAGGTGCGCGCGGGTGAGGTCGTGGGCATCGCGGGTCTGGTGGGCGCGGGTCGTACTGAAGTAGTACGGGCCGTGTTCGGGGCGGACCCGTACGACCACGGTACGGTCCGGGTCTCCGGGGCCTCGCTGAAGCGGCACGACGTCGTCGCCGCCATGGCCGCGGGCATCGGTCTCGTACCTGAGGACCGCAAGGGTCAGGGGCTCGTGCTCGATCAGTCGGTCGAGGAGAACCTGGGACTGGTGACGTTGAAGGCCGCCACCAAGGGCGGCATCGTCGACCTCAGGGGCCAGCACGAGGCGGCCGGGCGGATCGCCGGGCAGCTCGGGGTGCGGATGGCCGGGCTCGGCCAGCAGGTGCGCACGCTGTCCGGCGGCAACCAGCAGAAGGTCGTCATCGGCAAGTGGCTCCTGGCCGACACGAAGGTGCTGATCCTCGACGAGCCGACGCGCGGCATCGACGTCGGCGCCAAGGTCGAGATCTACCAGCTGATCAACGAGCTGACGGCGGCCGGGGCCGCCGTCCTGATGATCTCCAGCGATCTGCCCGAGGTGCTCGGCATGAGCGACCGGGTGCTGGTGATGGCTCAGGGCCGGATCGCGGGCGAGCTGTCCGCCGACGAGGCCACGCAGGACGCGGTCATGTCGCTGGCCGTGAGCAACCCCACTACCGAACTGGAGGCCCCCCGTGGCCGCTGA
- a CDS encoding LacI family DNA-binding transcriptional regulator translates to MASIKDVAAEAGVSVATVSRVLNEHPSVSADARARVLAAVAALGYRPNAVARSLRTDETRTLGLVISDVLNPYFTELARSVEEEARALGYSVIIGNADERPDLQDHHVRTLLDRRIDGLLVSPTDGGSPLMLEAARGGTPMVFVDRWIPGVDVPVVRADGRTAVRDLVAHLHRLGHRRLAIIAGPAATTTGQERVEAFREALEECGLELPDRYIGQGDFQADSGRRVTEGFLDLAEPPQVVFAADNLMALGALDAVRARGLRVPDDIALAAFDDIRWFVHTDPPITAIAQPTGELGRAAVRALVDRIEGRAPHSVTLPARLVVRRSCGEDPVTNRSQS, encoded by the coding sequence ATGGCGAGCATCAAGGATGTCGCGGCTGAGGCGGGGGTGTCCGTCGCCACGGTGTCGCGTGTCCTGAACGAGCACCCGTCGGTGAGCGCGGACGCGCGGGCGCGGGTGCTGGCCGCCGTCGCGGCGCTGGGGTACCGGCCGAACGCCGTCGCGCGGTCGTTGCGGACGGACGAGACGCGCACCCTGGGCCTCGTCATCAGCGACGTGCTGAACCCGTACTTCACGGAGCTGGCGCGGTCCGTGGAGGAAGAGGCGCGGGCGCTGGGGTACAGCGTGATCATCGGGAACGCCGATGAGCGGCCTGACCTGCAGGATCACCATGTGCGGACGCTGCTGGACCGGCGGATCGACGGCCTGCTGGTGTCGCCCACGGACGGCGGTTCGCCGCTGATGCTGGAGGCCGCGCGGGGCGGGACGCCGATGGTGTTCGTGGACCGCTGGATCCCCGGCGTCGACGTCCCCGTCGTGCGGGCGGACGGGCGGACGGCCGTCCGGGATCTCGTCGCGCACCTGCACCGGCTGGGCCACCGGCGGCTCGCGATCATCGCGGGCCCGGCGGCGACCACCACCGGCCAGGAGCGGGTCGAGGCGTTCCGGGAGGCCCTTGAGGAGTGCGGCCTGGAGCTGCCGGACCGGTACATCGGTCAGGGCGACTTCCAGGCCGACAGCGGGCGGCGGGTGACCGAGGGGTTCCTCGATCTCGCCGAGCCCCCGCAGGTCGTGTTCGCGGCGGACAACCTGATGGCACTGGGCGCCCTGGACGCCGTCCGCGCGCGTGGGCTGCGGGTGCCGGACGACATCGCGCTCGCCGCGTTCGACGACATCCGGTGGTTCGTGCACACGGACCCGCCGATCACCGCGATCGCCCAGCCCACGGGCGAGCTGGGGCGGGCCGCCGTGCGCGCTCTCGTGGACCGCATCGAGGGGCGGGCGCCGCACTCCGTGACGCTGCCCGCCCGTCTCGTCGTTCGCCGCTCCTGCGGCGAGGACCCCGTAACGAACAGGAGCCAGTCGTGA
- a CDS encoding GNAT family N-acetyltransferase, producing MMRLERLRADHAAALLTFEIENRAYFARTIPDRGDDYFREFEERLAGLLAEQEAGVCHFHVVVSEGEVVGRVNLVDVVEGVAEVGYRVGERWGGRGVATWGVGEVCRLARGAYGLRGLFAGTAVGNLASRAVLERNGFVGRGDDGRGGVRYEIALI from the coding sequence ATGATGCGTTTGGAGCGACTTCGGGCCGATCATGCCGCTGCCCTGCTCACCTTCGAGATCGAGAACCGTGCCTACTTCGCCCGCACCATCCCCGACCGGGGTGACGACTACTTCCGGGAGTTCGAGGAGCGGCTTGCGGGGTTGCTGGCCGAGCAGGAAGCGGGGGTGTGTCACTTTCATGTCGTCGTGAGCGAGGGGGAGGTGGTGGGGCGGGTCAATCTCGTGGATGTGGTGGAGGGGGTCGCGGAGGTGGGGTACCGGGTCGGGGAGCGGTGGGGTGGGAGGGGGGTGGCCACGTGGGGGGTGGGTGAGGTGTGCCGGCTGGCGAGGGGGGCGTATGGGCTGCGGGGGCTTTTCGCCGGGACGGCCGTCGGGAATCTGGCGTCGCGGGCCGTGTTGGAGCGGAACGGGTTCGTGGGGAGGGGGGACGACGGGCGGGGCGGGGTGCGGTACGAGATTGCGCTCATCTGA
- a CDS encoding helix-turn-helix domain-containing protein: MPQRLAVTGLSQEPRKRFAQELRRLREERKETLQQLAAQLGWDASTFGKLESGRNLGSPDIVEALDHHYGTTPWILILWELALGDERRRGKLYRQPMAHERQSVSLCYFSSSILPGLLQTPGYTRELFAVGGIPSDRLEAEVAFRMARQEILLGDDAPLFRAEWHKQLEHLLHMSEHSNIAIQVLPFSTRLHPLTNTEVFIIHDGDGKAIVWVESGYFGAPFNDTKEVKQYQLRYDQVRDLAYSPSASREFIKQLLEETPQSFST; encoded by the coding sequence GTGCCACAGCGGCTTGCGGTCACAGGGCTCAGCCAGGAGCCGAGGAAGAGGTTCGCGCAGGAGCTGAGGAGACTGCGGGAGGAGAGGAAGGAGACTCTGCAGCAGCTTGCGGCTCAACTCGGTTGGGATGCCTCGACGTTCGGGAAACTGGAGAGCGGACGCAATCTGGGGAGTCCGGACATCGTGGAGGCGCTGGACCACCACTACGGGACGACGCCCTGGATCCTGATCCTGTGGGAGTTGGCGCTCGGAGACGAGAGGCGGCGCGGGAAGCTTTACCGGCAGCCGATGGCGCACGAGCGTCAGTCGGTCAGCCTGTGTTACTTCTCGTCCAGTATTCTGCCCGGCCTGCTCCAAACCCCTGGCTACACACGCGAACTGTTCGCCGTGGGCGGGATTCCTAGCGATCGGCTGGAGGCTGAGGTCGCCTTCCGCATGGCTCGGCAAGAAATCCTGCTAGGAGACGACGCGCCATTGTTCCGGGCCGAGTGGCACAAGCAGTTGGAACACCTGCTGCACATGTCAGAGCACAGCAACATCGCCATCCAGGTACTCCCGTTTTCCACGAGACTCCACCCTCTGACGAACACTGAAGTCTTCATCATTCACGACGGAGACGGGAAGGCCATCGTCTGGGTGGAGAGCGGATACTTCGGCGCACCGTTCAATGACACCAAGGAAGTCAAGCAATACCAGCTCCGATACGACCAAGTGCGCGATCTGGCCTACTCTCCGAGCGCATCGCGGGAGTTCATCAAGCAACTGCTGGAGGAAACCCCACAAAGCTTCTCAACCTGA